The stretch of DNA GAAGTTGGTTTAGGTGTGCATTCCTCATTAAATTGATTATTTTTTTCTGTTCCATAAACATCTACTGTACTTGCAAAAAGAACATCAGCATTTGATTTTACTGCATTCTTAAACACTGTATGACTAGCTAATGTATTAATTCGATAATGGCTATTCCAATCCACTTTTTTCCCCTTTTTCACATGGGCTATTCCTGCCAAATGAATAACAGTAGAAATGGAGTACTCCGAAAAAACTTTTTCTATATTAATACAATCCGTTAAATCTAAACTTATATATTGAAAGTTTTTATTTTTAATTGTTGTTTTTGGGCTACTGGATATTCCAAGAACCTTATAGCCTTTTTCCAACAATACATTAGTTAACTTATTTCCAATAAATCCATTGCACCCCGTGACTAAAATATAGCTCATTACTATCCCTCACTGTTTGTAATACTATTTAGTTCCTGTTCAAGGGTTCTGAATTCTGCCCCTTCTTTCCTTAACATTAATAATACTTTTTTAAGTTTTTTCAAGTTCCCTTTTCTACCTACTGAAGCTCTAAACTTATGTTTAAATGGTAAATCAGATGGGTACGGCAATGAAATGTCGGTTAATTCAAATGGGTGTAAATATAATATAAAGTTGTTTTGTTCTTTAAAATATTTCTTTATCAAGCTACTAATAACAGGAAAAGGAAATAACCTTAAATACCCACCACCAGAAATAGGGATATTATACTTGCCTATTTTGTAGGTAGGAATTTCAAACTCTAAAAAATCTCCATTTTTATATGTTAAGTCTTCAACTTTTTCATAGCCACTTAAGTCTAGACTTCCATACAACGGATGTTCAGCAAAACATATATAACTAGAATCATAGCTATAGCCACATTCCTTCAATATATCTAGTTTTTTTCTATCCATTGAAAAACATGAAGCCCTATAACCCTTAACAACATCTGCACCTAATACGGTGTCAAGTATCTTTTTCCCTTCAATTACTTGCTCCTTAAAGTCTGCATCTGTTTTATTATATAAAAGCTCATGATCTAACCCGTGGCAACCAATTTCATGGCCTCTATCCCTTATATCCCTAATAATATCTGCATGCTTATGCGCTAATTCAGCAAGAGTAAAGAATGTAGCCTTAATATTTAACTTATCTAACATATCTAGAAAATCAAATATCTGCGGAATTGTTTCGACCTCATTTTTATTAACTTCATATGTTTTTAAATAATCTAGGTGGTACCATTCTTCTATATCTATTGTTAAGTAAGCCTTTTTCATTTCTCTAATTTCTCCTTCGCAGTAGTCCCAGTCCCACCTTCAACAACGCCATCACTCTTTACAACACTCACGATCGTTCCAAAAAAACATTTAACATCCATACCTAAACCTATTCTTTCTACATAATCTCCATCTAACTTGGCCTTCACTTCAATAGGAAGTTCATCCCTACCATTAATCTGCGCCCACCCCGTTAATCCCGGTGGCACATCATTTGCACCGTACTTATCACGTTCAGCAATAAGATCATACTGATTCCATAACGCAGGCCTAGGACCAATAATACTCATCTGTCCAACAAAGATATTCCAAATCTGAGGTAGTTCATCTAATGATGTTTTTCTTAGAAATTTGCCCATTTTTGTAATATACTGATCTGGGTTATCTAATAAATGTGTTGGTGTATCTTTTGGTGTATCAATTTTCATCGTACGGAATTTCAAAATATTAAAATGTGTTTTGTTAATTCCAACACGTTTTTGTTTGAAGAGAATAGGACCTTTTGAATCAAATTTAATGCCTACAATAAGAATTAAAAAAATAGGGGAAAGTACTATCAACCCTATTAATGAAAGAACAATATCTATTAATCTTTTTATTTTCATATACATCTATGGTACACTCCTTGAAAGTTTTTTAGTTTGTTAGTACTTAATTAGAACTCATTCCAACCAACTACTAACCTACTAAACTTATCTATTATCAATAGCCACCTCGTAATATCTATTCAATCTACCGAATTAATACGAGTTAGATATTCACTTCATAACCACCTTAAACCAAGTTTCTTCCTATTATATAAACCATTCAATCAATCTATAATTCTCACTAAAAACGCCTCAAACCCTTATCCCGCAAGGTTTCTAGCACTCAATCTAACTGCGATAGTCAGTTCCTTAACTCCATTCAATATTTTTCCATATTCGAGGTTACCGAAAAGCCCGTTAAATCAACGTTTTCCAAAATCAAAATCCCCGATTTTAACCATTTTATCTTTATATACTAACAAAATGGTACTATGTCATATAGATAAAATCCATATATTGTATAATTTGGTGATTTTCCACTGATTTTAGCACAATATGTTGTGGTCATCTATCAACCATTCTCACTTCCCCAATACCAATCAATCACTTCTCTCTACCTATTGACCGCAAGGTCAATAATATCTCCAAATCCACATTCAAAAACTACAAAAACGGAACTTCATCAACATTTTCATCTTCTTCATGATTTTTACCATTGTCTCCATGCACACTACATTCAACTTCCCCTTCTACATAAGTAACAATTCCTCCAACCGGACAAATTTCTTGATCATACTCAAGCAAAAACTGCTCAAATTTAGCTTCTTGATGATCAACACCTTCAAGGACTAAAATTCTCTCATAATGATTTTGAACCTCATTTCGATTCACTTCACATACATCTGCTTCTGTATCAGCAATAACCCCTAACATGGTAGGTACAGCAATATTAGCTAATATTCCTAAAATAACTATTACTACTAACAATTCTAATAACGTAATATCTTTACAATTAAAACATTTGCTAAATAATTTCAACATGATAACTTCCTCCCTATGAATATACTTCTAGGTAGTTACACATGATGATTTATTAGTTGGTTAGATTTTAGTGGTTAGTTGGTTAGGGAACCCGAAGGGTGACTCTTTGAGACGTTTTGATAGTTATACGCGTAATAAACTCAATAATTTACAGCTACATCTAATAGCGCTCCCTATCCAACAAACCAACACAAAATAACAGGGCATCCAACCCCACCTCACACCATACCACTGACAACAAACGTGTCTAAGGCTTTTACACCCACAGCATAGCCGAGTGCCTCCATTGATAAAGGTAAGGAGACATCACCTTATTAGTTGGTTAGCCTTTAGCTGGTTAGGTGGTTAGGAAAACCCGAAGGGTGCCTTTCTATAAACAACCGACATAGAAACCCGAAGGGTGATAGAAAACACTAATACCTAAAATCCCTAACCAACTACTGATAATAGGGAATATGATGACCTAAACCTCTATTTTACTTCCTTCCAACATCTCTCTCAAAAAAGGAACCAACTCTTCCCTCAACTTCTCATCCTGCATCGCAAATTCTATAGACGTTTTAATAAACCCAGCCTTCTCCCCAACATCATACCGCTTACCTTCAAAATCATAAGCAAACACACGCTGAATTTGATTCAACTGCTGAATTGCATCCGTCAACTGAATCTCCCCACCAGCACCAGTCTCTTGCTTGTCTAAAAACATAAAAATTTCCGGAGTTAACACATATCTCCCCATAATCGCTAGATTAGATGGTGCTGTACCAGGAACCGGCTTCTCCACAAAATTGTTTACTTGATAGCTACGTCCATTTTGAACCGAAGGTTCAATAATCCCATATCTATGTGTTTCATTCTCAGGTACAGGTTGCACACCAATAACAGATGCTAACGTTCTGTCATACTCATTAATTAATTGCTTCAGCCCCGGTGTTTCAGCTTGAACAATGTCATCCCCAAGTAAAACAGCAAATGGCTCATCACCAATAAACTTACGTGCACACCAAACAGCATGCCCTAATCCTTTTGGATCTTTTTGGCGAATATAGTGAATATCTACTTTTGATGGTTCCGTTACTTTCTCTAATAAATCGAATTTTTCTTTCTCGATTAAGTTTTGTTCTAATTCAAAAGAGTTATCAAAGTGATCTTCAATTGCTCTTTTTCCTTTACCAGTCACGATAATTATATCTTCAATTCCAGACGCAATCGCTTCTTCTACGATATATTGAATCGTTGGTTTATCTACGATTGGTAACATTTCTTTCGGCATTGCTTTCGTTGCTGGTAAAAATCTAGTTCCTAACCCAGCTGCAGGTATAATTGCTTTACGTACTTTTCCCATCTTTTAAACCCCTTTTGGTAATTAGTTGGTTAGTTATTAGTTGTTAGGGAAACCCGAAGGGTTGCCTTGTTGTAACTTATTAATAAGGCCATTTAACAACTTTCCTACTTCATTTGATAATTTTGTTAAATCTATATATTTCTCTTCAATTAAGTAATTTAAATCATTCGCAAGTAGCATTTGATATTTCAGTTCCTCCAATGAGCCCCTAGCCATTAGTAGAAATCGTTTATATTCTTTAACGGACCCTCTCGCTTTTCCCTCCACAATGTTACTAGGTATTGAAACAGCTGCCCGTCTCATTTGCGATGTTAAAGCAAACTGTTCCTCTCTAGGAAAAATCTTTGTAACCTCATATATTTCAAGGACTAGTTTATGAGCTTTTTGATAGACTATGAGTTTGTTAATATCTTGGAACATTATTAGAAACTCCTTTTTGGGTGGCTAAGGTGGATAACTGTTAGGTGGTTAGGAAACCCGAAGGGTTTAGCTTATAGCTACTAACTAAGCCTAACAGCTAATAGCTAACCAACTAAACTACAGCTTTCTCCTTCAAATATCTTACCAATTCACCCTGACGATTATTCGCCACTGCCAATAAGTATTCACGTATTTGCTCTGCGTCCATACCGTACCAGTTTTGAATGAAATACTGCACGATCTCCTTCTCAATCATGACCGCTTTTCCGACGTGTATTTTAGGGAATATGTTTTCTTTATGAATCTCATCCGCATTTAAAAGCTCTTCATACATCTTCTCCCCAGGCCTAATTCCCGAGTACTTAATCCCAATCTCTTCTACCGAATACCCAGACAGCTTTATAAGATTCCTCGCCAAATCCACAATCTTCACCGGCTCACCCATATCCAACACAAATATCTCTCCACCGCGACCTAATGTACCAGCTTGTATCACAAGTCGTGATGCTTCCGGTATCGTCATAAAGTATCTTGTCATCTCCGGATGCGTAACTGTCACTGGCCCACCAGCTTGAATCTGCTTTTTAAATAATGGAATAACACTACCTCTACTACCGAGAACATTCCCAAAACGAACAGCAACAAACTTTGTCTTACTCTTTTCCGCTACCTGTTGAATAATCAGCTCAGCAAACCGTTTAGTAGCACCCATTACATTCGTCGGATTAACCGCTTTGTCCGATGACACTAAAACGAAATTTCCAACACCAGCAGCATCCGATGCTTCAGCAACATTTTTTGTACCGAATATGTTGTTCTTCACCGCTTCTTCCGGATTACGTTCCATTAACGGCACATGCTTATGTGCAGCT from Sutcliffiella cohnii encodes:
- a CDS encoding polysaccharide deacetylase family protein, which gives rise to MKKAYLTIDIEEWYHLDYLKTYEVNKNEVETIPQIFDFLDMLDKLNIKATFFTLAELAHKHADIIRDIRDRGHEIGCHGLDHELLYNKTDADFKEQVIEGKKILDTVLGADVVKGYRASCFSMDRKKLDILKECGYSYDSSYICFAEHPLYGSLDLSGYEKVEDLTYKNGDFLEFEIPTYKIGKYNIPISGGGYLRLFPFPVISSLIKKYFKEQNNFILYLHPFELTDISLPYPSDLPFKHKFRASVGRKGNLKKLKKVLLMLRKEGAEFRTLEQELNSITNSEG
- a CDS encoding sugar transferase, producing MYMKIKRLIDIVLSLIGLIVLSPIFLILIVGIKFDSKGPILFKQKRVGINKTHFNILKFRTMKIDTPKDTPTHLLDNPDQYITKMGKFLRKTSLDELPQIWNIFVGQMSIIGPRPALWNQYDLIAERDKYGANDVPPGLTGWAQINGRDELPIEVKAKLDGDYVERIGLGMDVKCFFGTIVSVVKSDGVVEGGTGTTAKEKLEK
- a CDS encoding type II secretion system protein; amino-acid sequence: MLKLFSKCFNCKDITLLELLVVIVILGILANIAVPTMLGVIADTEADVCEVNRNEVQNHYERILVLEGVDHQEAKFEQFLLEYDQEICPVGGIVTYVEGEVECSVHGDNGKNHEEDENVDEVPFL
- the galU gene encoding UTP--glucose-1-phosphate uridylyltransferase GalU, with translation MGKVRKAIIPAAGLGTRFLPATKAMPKEMLPIVDKPTIQYIVEEAIASGIEDIIIVTGKGKRAIEDHFDNSFELEQNLIEKEKFDLLEKVTEPSKVDIHYIRQKDPKGLGHAVWCARKFIGDEPFAVLLGDDIVQAETPGLKQLINEYDRTLASVIGVQPVPENETHRYGIIEPSVQNGRSYQVNNFVEKPVPGTAPSNLAIMGRYVLTPEIFMFLDKQETGAGGEIQLTDAIQQLNQIQRVFAYDFEGKRYDVGEKAGFIKTSIEFAMQDEKLREELVPFLREMLEGSKIEV
- a CDS encoding four helix bundle protein — its product is MFQDINKLIVYQKAHKLVLEIYEVTKIFPREEQFALTSQMRRAAVSIPSNIVEGKARGSVKEYKRFLLMARGSLEELKYQMLLANDLNYLIEEKYIDLTKLSNEVGKLLNGLINKLQQGNPSGFPNN